The genomic interval CGGGCTGCTCGCCGCGGCCCGCACCCATCTGGACGCCGCCCCGGCGCACCCGGCCACGGCCTGGGTCGCGCAGGAGACCGCGTGGCTCGACGGGCAACCGGACAGGGCCCTGGACCCGCCCGCCGGTGCGGACGGGCTCCTCGCCGGGTTGCACGCCATCACCGCCCGCTGGGCCGCCCACGACCTGGGTGACCATTCAGCCCCGCCGATGCCGGGCGGGCTCCCGGCGGCCGCCCGGCGTACGCTGACCGCCTGGGCCACCGGCACCGGCTTCACCGCCGCCGCCGAGGGCTGGAAAACGGTCGCCCTGCGTGAACGCATCCGCTGCCTGATCGCCGCCGGGGTGACCGACACCGACCCGGGGCGGGCTGTCGCGGCGCTGCTGCAGGCCGAACAGCTCGCCGACGCGGCCGGGCTGACCGTGCTGGCCGGCCGGGCCCGCCGCGGGCTGCGCCGCCACAACGTGCACCGCGACACCCGCAGCCCCCGCTCGGGTGATCGGCTGACCCGCCGCGAGACCGACGTCCTGCGGCTGGTCGCGGCCGGCGAACCCACTCGCCGGATCGCCGGCCAGCTCGGCATCTCCGCCGAGACGGTCGACACCCACATCCGCGCCGGCATGCGCAAGCTCGGCGCCCGGACCCGAACGGAAGCCGCCGCCCTGGCCTTCACCCACCTCACCCCCGATGACATGTCTGACACGTTCAAGGATGGCCGGTGACCAGACAGCCCGACGCTCCCCGACACGTCGTCGCCAACCCCGGCGACGCCGACACCGTGCTGCGCCGACTCACCCGGGACGGCTGGGTGGCCCGCGACGGGTTCGCCCTGCCCGATCCGGCCTGGGACGTGACCGGCAGCCGCCTGGTGCTGCACGGCCGCATCGGCGACCCCGACACCCTGCAACTGGCGGTGCTGGCCGCGGCCCGCGGCGCCGGGATCGTCGCCGTGTGCGACACCGAGTCGCCGCTGGGCCGCGCGCTCCTCGACGACCTGGCCCGCCTCGGCCCCGTGCAGCACGGCGCGGCCGAACCGGCCGGCGGTGACAACGCCGTCGCCGACCTCGTCCCCGAGCAGCGGGCCCTGCTCGACCGTCTCGCCGCCGGCGACACCATCGCCGCGGCGGCCGCCGCCGAGTTCCTGTCCCTGCGCACCGCCAACCGCCGCATCGCCGAAGCGCGCGCCCTGTTCGGGGTGCGCACCACCCGCGAGGCCGTCCTCGCCTACCTGCGCCAGCGCGGCGCCCCGCCCCGCCAGCATTGATCCACCCGGGACCCGGCTCGGCCGCCACCGAGCTGATCCTCATCCGGCACGCGATGCCCGTCACCGACCCGGTCGTCCCGCCGCACCGGTGGCGCCCGGCCGCCCCTTCCTCGCTCACCTTCCCGCGCGGCGCCTCCCTTGTGGCCGGCAGCGAACCCCAGGCCGATCCGACGCTGCCCTTCGACCGGCCCGTACCCCGAGATCTGAGTTCCGGTGAGGTGCGCCGCCCCTTCGCATGGCGCGACGATCATCGCGAACAGACCCGCGCGTACGTGGACGGGCTCGTCCACCCGGGTGCGGAGCCGTGATTTCGTCGGCGGTTCTGGGCACCGTTTGAACGTCGCTTCGGGCACCGCTTGATCACCGGAGGATCGTGTGTCCACGACTTTTGACACCACTACGTCGCGACGCGGCGCGCGGTCCGGCTCGCGGTTGGTTCCAGGTTGCCTGCCTTGCCGCCTTCGACGGCGGATGTGTTGCTATTGCCAAGCCTCGAGTACGGCCGCCAGCACCTCGGGTCGGTGTGAATCACCGACGGCGAGGTGATCCTCTTCGGAGAAGACTACGAGGTTGGCGCGGGTGATCTGTTCGGCGTACCAGCGCCCGTATGTCACGGGACAGCTTTCATCCGCGCCTCCGTACCAGAGCAGGACCGGAGCGTGTACCGCCTGCAAATCGATGTCCCAGCCGGCGCCGTGAGCGAGCCCGTCGAAGATCACACCTTCGGTGCCTTCCACGATCGCGCTCAGGGCGTCGGCCATGATGGCTCGGTACGCTTCGTCGGCGGCCAACGGATCGTCGCCGAGCCACGCATTCAGGCGGGCCTCGCCGTCGAGCCTGCGCAGGTCCGCTTGCCAGACGTTCTCAACAAGGTGACGCATGCCTGCTCGGGCACCGGCCAGGTCTCCTCTATCCAACAACGCCAGAACCGCCCGTTCCTCTGGCTCTGACGATGGGTCGGCGAGTTCCCGCCAAGGTCCGGTGCCGGCAACTACGCCCACGGCGCGCACCCGCAGGGAGTCGATGGCTGCGGCCGCCACCGCGTAAGGTCCGCCTCCCGATGAGCCGATCACGGCATACTCGTCAAGCCCGAGCAAGGTGGCGAGTTCGGCGAGGTCGCGGCCTACTGTCGACAGCATGGGCTGATGCCTGATCGCGGTCGACCCGCCATAGCCGGGCCTGCTCACACTGATAAGCCTGACTCCTGCAACCAGCGCCGCCGGATGCCACAGCTTGCCCATGATCCGAGTGTTCGGGCTTCCGGGTTGGAAGAAGATCGGACGTCCAGATGGATCGCCGGCATCGAGATAGTCGATTGCTCGGCCGTCGGACAGCGTCAGGTTCGCCTCTTTCCCGAAGCTCATGGGCGCACCCTAACCCGGGTTACCGATCAGGATCATGGTGGCGCGGTCGAACGCACCCTCCCTGGAGACGAACTCTGGGAGGCATACAGGCGATCCCTCACTGCCAGCCGGGACTTGTCCTGACAGCCAACTGACTGGCGCTGACGTGGGATTTATCCACCTGTTTCGACACCACGGAAGGTGGACGCTCGATCGTATGGATTCGATGTCCGCGAGTTTCGGGCTCTGCATTCGCGGTATCGGCGGATGTTGAGCGATGCGCCGATGGCTGGGCGGCGGGTGCGGATCGTGCTGAAAGTGCGACGATTCTTCTGCGATAACCCCGAATGCCGGAGCAAGACCTTCGTCGAGCAGGTCGACGGCCTGACTCGCCGCTGGTCACGCATGAGCGAAGGGCTCCGGCGGATGCTGGCGACGATCGGACTCGCGCTCGCCGGCCGGGCAGGTGCCCGGTTGGCCAGGACGTTGGGCGTGGCGACCGGAAGAGATCGTCTTCTTCGCCTGGTCCGCGCGTTGCCCGACCCGCCTGTCGGTGACATCGCGGTGCTCGGGGTCGACGATTTCGCAATCAAGCGTGGACACAACTACGGCACCGTGCTGATCGACTGCGAGACGCGCAAAGTCGTGGATGTACTGGTGGGACGCGATGCCGAGCCAGTGATGGCCTGGCTGCAGGAGCACACGAAGCCGGCGGTGATCTGCCGGGACCGGGCTTCGGCATACGCGGAGGCAGCTCGCAGCGCGGCACCGGAAGCGGTACAAGTCGCGGACCGCTTCCACCTCTGGCAGAACCTGGCCGCAGCCGTGGAGAAGTGCGTCGCCCGGCATAAGAGCTGTCTGGCCGAGCCCGCCGACACGACTCTCGATGAGCCCGACGAGACGGAGACTGCCGAGCCGACCGGGGCGATGGCCGAACGCCGCCGAGCCCATCACGCCCTGGTCCACGAACTGCTGGCACAGGGTGCTGGCTTCCGGCAGATCGCCCGACATCTCGGCTGGTCGCACCGGACGGTATCCAAGTACGCCCACGCCGCAACCTGGCAGGAACTGGTGGTCGGGCAGAAACCCAGACCGAGCCTGGTCGATCCGTTCAGGCCCTACCTGGCCCGGCGCATCGGTGAGGGCTGCCTCAAGGGCAGCGTCCTCTATCGAGGGATCGCCGTGCAGGGTTTCATGGGCAACTACCAGATCGTCCGCAAGTTCGTCGAGCAGTACCGCAGCAAACCTGATCTGGCCAGAGTGCCCCGCCCACTCTCGGTGCGGCAGGTGACCGGCTGGATCTGCCGGCATCCGGACAACCTCGTCAGCCGCGACGCCGAGCAGCTCCAGAGCATTCTCGACCGGTGCCCCGAGCTGCGTTCCGCTGTCGATCTGGTGCGCTCGTTCGCCGACATGATGACCCACCTGCACGGCGAACGGCTCCCCGCGTGGATCACCGCGGCCGAACAAGCCGCGCTACCCGGAGTCAGCCGCTTCGCTGGCGGCCTCACCGCCGACCTCGCCGCGGTCACCGCCGGGCTGAGCCTGCCCTTCAGCTCCGGCCCGGTCGAGGGCAACGTCAACCGGATCAAGATGATCAAGCGTCAGATGTATGGCCGAGCGGGATTCGATCTTCTCCGTAAACGGATTCTGGTCGCCGAGTAAGAGTTCATCCGATCAGTCGCCGCAGAACCACAAGTACAGATGTTGACCTTCCTCGACCAGAGCCGCGAGCCGGCGGACCTCGGCACGGGCGGGTTCAGGGATCACCCCAGTTGGGAGCCGCTCCAACTCCGCCAGCAGGATGGGAATCTGGCGCTGGTTGAAAACCGTGTCGAGGTAGGCACAGAGCCCAGCGACCATCGGAAACGCTGCGGGATCGAGGTCGATGAGCTCTTGAGTCCACTCGAAGCCACGCGCACGCGCCACGATCTGGCGGGACTCTCGGCGCACCTGGAGGTCGATCACCGCACCACGATAACCGCGCCCGCCCGCACAAGATCAATCACGGTGTTCGCGCCAGAGCCCACAACTCGCGAGCAGAGCCAGGAGCCGCACTCGTCGGTGGTGGCGCGGTCCGACGCGGCCCTGATCCGCCACGCGGCGCTCACCGGTGGCCGTCCGCTGGTGGCCGGCGCCCACGGCATGGCCCTGACCTGCTGGCCGCAGGCGCGACGGCGGGGGAGTTCTGGCCCGGTCTCGATTTCCCCGCAGTCGTCGAGCTGTGACTCTGCAGGCGACGCCGCCGGTGGCGGGTGCGTTGCCGGTCAGCCACCACCGGGGACGGCGGCGGGCCCGCGCCGAGCCGGCCCTCTCTAGAAGGTGAGCAGCGCACCGCGGTCGTCGAACGTGGCCCCGCCGTTCCAGACGATCTCCCAGCGGGTGCCCTCGGGGTCGGCGATGTAGCCGGAACGCCCGCCCCACGGCCGGTCGACCGGTTCGGCCACCGCGGTGGCGCCGGCGATCAGGGCAGCCCGGAGGCGCGGGGTCGACGTCGTCGCGGGTGTCCACGTTGCAGGCCAGGGTGACGCCGTTCCAGGCGCCTGGCCGGCCGGGCGGGCCGGGGACGGCCTCGGCGGCCAGCTCGTCGAGGGGGTACAGCGCCAGCAGCACCCCGCCCAGCAGGTACGAGCAGAACTCGTCGCTCGAGCCGTCCCGCTCACGCCAGCCGAGCCGGCCGTAGAAGGCGCGCAGGGCGGGAAGATCACGGGCTCCGAGGGTCACGACGGACAGCCGCGCGGGGATCTCGC from Paractinoplanes brasiliensis carries:
- a CDS encoding LuxR family transcriptional regulator; amino-acid sequence: MTRQPDAPRHVVANPGDADTVLRRLTRDGWVARDGFALPDPAWDVTGSRLVLHGRIGDPDTLQLAVLAAARGAGIVAVCDTESPLGRALLDDLARLGPVQHGAAEPAGGDNAVADLVPEQRALLDRLAAGDTIAAAAAAEFLSLRTANRRIAEARALFGVRTTREAVLAYLRQRGAPPRQH
- a CDS encoding alpha/beta fold hydrolase translates to MSFGKEANLTLSDGRAIDYLDAGDPSGRPIFFQPGSPNTRIMGKLWHPAALVAGVRLISVSRPGYGGSTAIRHQPMLSTVGRDLAELATLLGLDEYAVIGSSGGGPYAVAAAAIDSLRVRAVGVVAGTGPWRELADPSSEPEERAVLALLDRGDLAGARAGMRHLVENVWQADLRRLDGEARLNAWLGDDPLAADEAYRAIMADALSAIVEGTEGVIFDGLAHGAGWDIDLQAVHAPVLLWYGGADESCPVTYGRWYAEQITRANLVVFSEEDHLAVGDSHRPEVLAAVLEAWQ
- a CDS encoding ISL3 family transposase, producing the protein MDARSYGFDVREFRALHSRYRRMLSDAPMAGRRVRIVLKVRRFFCDNPECRSKTFVEQVDGLTRRWSRMSEGLRRMLATIGLALAGRAGARLARTLGVATGRDRLLRLVRALPDPPVGDIAVLGVDDFAIKRGHNYGTVLIDCETRKVVDVLVGRDAEPVMAWLQEHTKPAVICRDRASAYAEAARSAAPEAVQVADRFHLWQNLAAAVEKCVARHKSCLAEPADTTLDEPDETETAEPTGAMAERRRAHHALVHELLAQGAGFRQIARHLGWSHRTVSKYAHAATWQELVVGQKPRPSLVDPFRPYLARRIGEGCLKGSVLYRGIAVQGFMGNYQIVRKFVEQYRSKPDLARVPRPLSVRQVTGWICRHPDNLVSRDAEQLQSILDRCPELRSAVDLVRSFADMMTHLHGERLPAWITAAEQAALPGVSRFAGGLTADLAAVTAGLSLPFSSGPVEGNVNRIKMIKRQMYGRAGFDLLRKRILVAE